From one Dysidea avara chromosome 9, odDysAvar1.4, whole genome shotgun sequence genomic stretch:
- the LOC136267679 gene encoding uncharacterized protein yields MTTSSVSVPVVDDMLTKGRNETFDLMLSVPSSLGPAITAGGKDRAIGVIIDTTMLVVEFGSDEFVGSESSGHVEVVMIISGGSSITPIEVVVTSSEQSPVSARGEGYINK; encoded by the exons ATGACAACTAGTAGTGTTAGTGTACCAGTAGTGGATGATATGTTAACAAAAGGAAGAAATGAAACATTTGATTTGATGTTAAGTGTACCATCATCACTTGGTCCAGCAATAACGGCAGGTGGTAAAGATAGAGCAATAGGAGTTATCATTGATACTACCA tgttggTAGTGGAGTTTGGATCAGATGAGTTTGTTGGTTCAGAGTCATCAGGACATGTAGAAGTTGTAATGATAATATCAGGAGGATCATCTATCACACCTATTGAAGTAGTGGTGACTTCTTCTGAACAATCACCAGTGTCAGCAAGAGGTGAGGGATACATTAACAAGTAA
- the LOC136267680 gene encoding uncharacterized protein, with translation MREGSIYSDEIRNATLLWLYVIQHRKYHEVLNDIEKHRKNCIQQQLGVKIDDIGPGCLDVMEGWLPNMPPWPRERVSRSDPFQFIGLDYFGPLYVKQGTGLKKVWICLFTCLSIRAIHMEWVLDLTATQFLNCIRRFVSRRGRPDLIISDNAPQFRLTNTVLDKQWRQVFKNKDVLNYISMEGIKWNFTTALAPWQGGFYERLVGMVKRSLRKATGRKHFTLEQLITLIAEIEAVLNSRPLTYVYGDLKSGFVLTPSHFLASNRKLGISPFGDGNDHSDPEFQVVKNTGRKDKNI, from the exons ATGAGGGAAGGTTCCATTTATTCAGATGAAATTAGAAATGCTACACTACTTTGGCTTTATGTGATACAACATAGAAAATATCATGAGGTGCTCAACGATATTGAGAAACATCGAAAGAATTGTATTCAACAACAACTTGGTGTTAAAATTGATGATATTGGGCCGGGCTGCTTAGATGTTATGGAAGGTTGG TTACCCAACATGCCACCCTGGCCCAGGGAGAGAGTTTCAAGGAGTGACCCATTTCAGTTTATTGGGCTTGACTACTTTGGACCATTATATGTGAAACAAGGAACTGGACTTAAGAAGGTCTGGATATGCTTGTTCACTTGTCTGTCGATTAGAGCTATCCATATGGAGTGGGTTCTAGACCTGACTGCAACTCAGTTTCTAAATTGTATCAGACGATTTGTATCACGTCGGGGTAGACCAGACCTAATTATCTCCGATAATGCCCCACAGTTTCGATTAACAAATACAGTTTTGGATAAACAGTGGAGGCAAGTGTTCAAAAATAAGGATGTACTTAATTATATTTCTATGGAGGGAATTAAATGGAACTTCACAACTGCTCTTGCCCCATGGCAAGGGGGTTTTTATGAAAGACTTGTCGGTATGGTTAAACGATCATTAAGGAAGGCTACTGGAAGGAAACATTTCACTTTGGAACAGTTGATAACCCTGATAGCTGAGATAGAAGCAGTACTTAATTCTAGACCGTTAACGTATGTTTATGGAGATTTAAAGTCAGGATTTGTACTAACGCCTTCACATTTTTTAGCATCCAACAGAAAACTGGGTATCAGTCCCTTTGGTGATGGCAACGATCATAGTGATCCTGAATTCCAAGTTGTTAAGAACACTGGAAGAAAGGACAAAAACATCTAG
- the LOC136267682 gene encoding uncharacterized protein: MVSTISQYEWQLKPHSVFMTNGAVTRMKKNQRTEKMEKMLRQLESQGERVNEQRMLIQQILSKFPVEVIIRLEESKDIEQTWTVKLLRESLNRYVSIHENAQRHDSNSRGSQIRSQRRSESSYKPLAEKQGYHSVESFLVDSKRNFEKQQSQSRKPSYPCIFCKGSHFNDNCDKVKTVADRKRLLTSQGRCFICLKIGHLFRECVNGNSRSCCYSRASGHHNRCICPKKFAPSPDTTAVNQLPAGSSRIRPRITSSSETPGLASSSETTAVNQSSTDNQLVVSTETTSSTNTVTPAVSTDHMLLTHGERVILQTALVPIFCSNGSIISARLLLDSASQRTFMTERLAKKLSLPSQRKETLSISTFSSQCPQTIDTYVVHFTIITKENSNMDLNANVLIQITSPIRRGPLQPSDLKFLQSISPEKLADIIPDPSDTALIDILVGSDYFWSIVDNGRIVLPSGLLLLSSKLGYLLTRKFVDPNSNVNVDQQLAACFVMTQMNQSVSELNLFPAADSVVVRNPNLTDMWSLDIIGISDPVQMDGDDKALEQFNQGIYHDGERYQIKWPWKRPELHLPDNSDVAYGRMKSLSRRFQADRTLLQQYDDILQSQLKQGIIEKVIEKEIDHKTHYLPHHPVLTPSKNTTKVRIVYDASAKASKSANCLNDCLYRGPITLPDMCGVLLRQRTYPIVILADVEKAFLQIGIQQEERDVTRFLWFRDPEHPDKLEGNIDIYRFCRVPFGIVCSPFLLEGTLKFHLKNENSLVAKKILENLYVDNVTMGSESVNEAYQIFVESRNIFRKASMNLREWVSNSQEFLDCLPDDQKVMGCVIGLFGMLWNRIEDYIQIADVNIPSSNVTITKREVLSFVAKIYDPLGLITPVSFHGRVFLQSLWKHKLSWDEHLPQSLCQEFRKLTRTFQHLSLIKIPRFIATCEHDVVFEVLVFCDASIKSYATTVYLRVITGCRTFVNLVFSKMHLAPSSNGKKKNANNSGEITLPRLELLGVLIGVRAANFIVQELKLPIYKRYLWTDSECILHWMKSSKLLPLFVENRIKEIRMEKDITFCYIPSKQNPADYATRGSLFKKLSIVNYGGMDRNG, from the coding sequence ATGGTCTCGACAATATCACAGTACGAGTGGCAGCTAAAACCTCACTCTGTCTTCATGACAaatggtgctgtgaccaggatgAAGAAGAATCAAAGGACAGAGAAGATGGAGAAGATGTTGCGACAGTTGGAATCTCAGGGAGAGAGGGTTAATGAGCAACGTATGCTTATACAACAGATACTATCAAAATTTCCAGTTGAGGTAATCATAAGGTTAGAAGAGTCAAAGGACATTGAACAAACATGGACAGTAAAGTTATTAAGAGAGTCACTTAACCGATATGTTTCAATTCATGAAAATGCACAAAGGCATGACTCTAATTCTAGGGGGAGTCAAATTAGAAGTCAGAGAAGAAGTGAAAGCTCTTACAAGCCACTTGCTGAAAAACAAGGTTATCATTCAGTTGAGAGTTTTCTAGTTGACAGTAAAAGGAACTTTGAAAAACAACAGAGTCAATCACGTAAGCCATCATACCCATGTATTTTCTGCAAAGGTAGTCACTTTAACGACAATTGTGATAAGGTTAAAACTGTTGCAGATCGTAAACGTCTACTTACTTCTCAAGGTCGTTGTTTTATATGTCTCAAGATTGGTCATCTTTTTAGGGAATGTGTTAACGGTAACTCGAGATCTTGCTGCTACAGTAGAGCAAGTGGTCACCACAACCGGTGTATATGTCCCAAGAAGTTTGCTCCATCACCTGACACAACAGCTGTTAATCAACTACCTGCTGGTTCTTCCAGGATACGTCCAAGAATTACTTCTTCGTCAGAAACACCAGGACTTGCTTCCTCATCGGAAACAACAGCTGTTAACCAGTCGTCTACTGATAACCAGTTGGTTGTTAGCACTGAAACCACTTCTAGCACAAACACTGTTACACCTGCAGTAAGTACAGATCATATGTTATTAACGCATGGGGAAAGAGTAATTCTCCAAACAGCACTAGTTCCAATTTTTTGCTCCAATGGATCTATTATATCAGCTCGACTACTGTTAGATAGTGCTAGCCAGAGAACTTTCATGACAGAAAGACTTGCTAAAAAATTGAGTTTGCCTTCTCAAAGAAAAGAAACATTATCTATTTCTACGTTTAGTTCACAGTGTCCTCAGACCATTGATACATATGTTGTCCATTTTACCATCATTACAAAAGAGAATTCAAATATGGACCTCAATGCTAATGTTTTGATTCAGATCACTAGTCCCATTCGAAGAGGACCACTTCAACCATCAGATTTAAAGTTTCTTCAATCGATTTCACCTGAGAAACTGGCTGATATTATTCCGGACCCATCAGATACAGCTCTCATTGATATCTTAGTTGGATCTGATTACTTTTGGAGCATTGTTGATAATGGGAGGATTGTGCTGCCGTCAGGTTTATTATTGTTGTCATCTAAGTTGGGATATTTACTTACAAGGAAGTTTGTGGACCCTAACAGTAATGTTAATGTTGATCAGCAGTTAGCCGCTTGTTTTGTTATGACACAGATGAACCAAAGTGTTTCCGAACTGAATTTGTTTCCAGCTGCAGATAGTGTTGTGGTAAGGAATCCTAACTTGACTGATATGTGGAGTTTAGACATAATCGGTATTAGTGACCCTGTACAGATGGATGGTGATGACAAGGCCCTAGAACAGTTCAATCAAGGAATTTATCATGATGGAGAACGATATCAGattaaatggccatggaagAGGCCTGAACTTCACTTACCTGATAATTCTGATGTGGCTTACGGGAGAATGAAATCATTGTCACGACGATTTCAAGCTGACAGAACTCTTTTACAACAGTATGATGATATTTTACAGAGTCAACTAAAGCAAGGAATTATTGAAAAGGTTATAGAAAAAGAAATTGATCACAAGACGCATTATTTACCACACCATCCAGTACTGACACCTTCTAAAAACACCACTAAGGTCCGAATTGTTTATGATGCCTCAGCTAAGGCAAGTAAGAGTGCTAATTGTTTAAATGATTGTTTATATCGAGGACCTATAACCCTACCTGATATGTGTGGAGTGTTATTAAGACAACGAACATACCCAATTGTTATTTTGGCTGATGTAGAAAAGGCCTTTCTGCAAATTGGGATCCAGCAGGAAGAAAGGGATGTGACGCGTTTTCTATGGTTTCGTGATCCTGAACATCCAGATAAACTAGAAGGTAATATAGACATTTATCGATTTTGTCGTGTCCCATTCGGAATAGTATGTAGCCCATTTCTGCTGGAGGGAACTTTGAAATTTCACCTGAAAAATGAGAACAGTTTAGTGGCAAAGAAAATTCTTGAGAATTTGTATGTGGATAATGTTACTATGGGATCTGAATCAGTTAATGAAGCCTACCAAATATTTGTTGAATCTAGAAATATCTTCAGAAAGGCATCAATGAATTTACGTGAATGGGTTTCAAATTCTCAGGAATTTCTTGATTGCTTACCTGATGATCAGAAGGTAATGGGATGTGTCATTGGATTGTTTGGAATGTTGTGGAATCGAATTGAGGATTATATCCAGATTGCTGATGTTAATATCCCTTCATCAAACGTGACCATTACTAAAAGAGAAGTACTAAGTTTTGTTGCCAAGATATATGACCCATTGGGTCTGATCACACCAGTTTCATTTCATGGAAGAGTGTTCTTGCAGAGTCTATGGAAACATAAATTATCATGGGATGAACATTTGCCACAATCACTTTGTCAGGAATTCCGAAAATTAACAAGAACATTTCAACATCTATCATTGATAAAAATCCCACGTTTCATTGCAACATGTGAACATGACGTGGTCTTTGAGGTACTTGTATTCTGTGATGCCTCAATTAAGTCATATGCTACTACAGTTTACTTACGAGTCATTACAGGTTGTAGGACTTTTGTAAACCTAGTTTTTTCTAAGATGCATTTGGCACCAAGCAGCAATGGAAAGAAGAAGAATGCCAACAATTCTGGTGAGATCACATTGCCACGGCTTGAATTATTAGGTGTCTTAATTGGAGTACGTGCTGCAAATTTTATTGTTCAGGAGCTTAAACTACCAATATATAAGAGATATCTCTGGACTGACTCTGAATGCATTTTACATTGGATGAAGAGTTCAAAATTGTTACCTTTGTTTGTTGAAAATCGAATTAAGGAGATACGAATGGAAAAGGACATTACATTTTGTTATATTCCATCAAAACAAAACCCTGCAGACTATGCAACACGGGGCTCACTGTTCAAGAAATTATCAATTGTAAATTATGGTGGCATGGACCGGAATGGTTGA